The Solea senegalensis isolate Sse05_10M linkage group LG4, IFAPA_SoseM_1, whole genome shotgun sequence genome includes a region encoding these proteins:
- the gpd1b gene encoding glycerol-3-phosphate dehydrogenase 1b, which translates to MMAAPKKVCVIGSGNWGSAIAKIVGANAAKYDQFDTTVNMWVFEETVGGRKLSEIINTDHENVKYLPGHKLPPNVLAVPDLAESVKGTDILIFVVPHQFIQRVCDTIKDHIKKDVVGMSLIKGIDAGPQGLKLISEVIREKLGITMTVLMGANIANEVAEEKFCETTIGCRDKTRGPMLKELMQTTNFRVTVVEESDVVEICGALKNIVAVGAGFCDGLGFGDNTKAAVIRLGLMEMIAFAKFFCTGCPVSPATFLESCGIADLITTCYGGRNRKIGEAFAKTGKTIEQLENELLNGQKLQGPATATEVHQILKQKNMVEKFPLFTAVYQICFNSHPVTEFINCLQNHPEHM; encoded by the exons ATGATGGCAGCGCCGAAGAAAGTCTGTGTTATTGGCTCTGGTAACTG GGGCTCTGCCATTGCCAAGATTGTGGGTGCTAATGCAGCCAAGTACGACCAGTTTGACACCACAGTGAACATGTGGGTGTTCGAGGAGACGGTTGGTGGCCGTAAACTGTCAGAAATCATCAACACAGAccatgaaaatgtgaaatatctTCCTGGTCACAAGCTGCCCCCCAATGTG tTGGCTGTGCCAGACTTGGCTGAGTCTGTGAAAGGGACAGACATCCTGATCTTTGTGGTCCCTCACCAATTCATTCAGAGAGTGTGCGACACCATCAAAGATCACATTAAGAAGGACGTTGTGGGAATGTCTCTTATCAAG GGTATTGATGCAGGTCCACAGGGTCTGAAGCTGATCTCAGAGGTTATCCGAGAAAAGCTGGGCATCACCATGACGGTCCTGATGGGAGCAAACATCGCCAACGAGGTTGCAGAGGAGAAGTTCTGTGAAACAACTATAG GGTGCAGGGACAAAACACGCGGGCCCATGTTGAAGGAGCTGATGCAGACCACCAACTTCCGTGTGACTGTGGTGGAAGAGTCGGACGTTGTTGAGATCTGTGGTGCTCTCAAG AACATCGTAGCAGTAGGAGCAGGTTTCTGCGATGGCCTGGGGTTCGGTGACAACACCAAGGCAGCGGTGATTCGTCTCGGCCTGATGGAGATGATTGCCTTCGCCAAGTTCTTCTGCACAGGCTGCCCTGTCTCCCCCGCCACCTTCCTGGAGAGCTGCGGCATTGCTGACCTCATCACGACCTGCTATGGTGGACGCAACCGCAAAATTGGGGAAGCTTTCGCCAAAACTGGAAAA ACCATTGAGCAGTTAGAGAACGAGCTGCTGAATGGACAGAAGCTTCAAGGACCAGCAACTGCAACTGAGGTCCACCAAAtcctgaaacagaaaaacatggtGGAAAA GTTTCCTCTTTTCACTGCTGTTTACCAGATCTGCTTCAACAGCCACCCAGTCACAGAGTTTATCAACTGTTTGCAAAACCACCCAGAGCATATGTAA